The stretch of DNA CATTAAATAGCGTCAGAAGAAACACCCTGAAAACTGCTAAGTGTTGACCCTTTAACAAATCACTACACAATTTGTGCAGGAGGGCTAAGACCTCTCCTGATGCTGTGCCATTATAAATGAGGCACTCACATTGCCAACATAATGAAGGCAAAGGGTAATTAGACTATATACCAATTCCTATATATTACAcgaaaaaaaatcaaagcaactGTCTTGAAATGATATGAGATAATGCACGTTCAAGATGAAAATTTCACAAAGGACAGAGCACACAACACCTCAGAAGTAAATGGAATCCCAGGCTACATGTAAAACAGACATTACTTTTAATAAAAAGGTTCTCATATCTTCAGTACAGCATATAGTCAGTGCTGTCCAGTCAGTCCTGCAGACAACTGAAATAGTTTCCCTTCAAATACAGCAATTAAGTAGTCAGCAGCGGAAGTGCTGGCTCTACCCTGCATGGCAGATACAGGTGTTTTTTCTGCACCGCAAATGTACATCAGAAAAAAAGCCTGATCGTATAGCATGCGTATGCTATTCACCTGCATCATATGTTCATAGGCAGCAATGCAAAAATCcctctttctgtttgtttataGCTTGAGTTTAAGTTAGTCCTTTCTCCATTTTTGAGGAGAATACCTGACCAACTGTGTTGCCAGTCATTCATCCCCATGCCTGAGTTTTGCAATAATGCAGTACAAGCTTGCCATCACTTCCAAAacactgcaagaaaaacaaaaaacaaaagctgttaaAATTATTCATGGGCGAGCATACacaagaagcaaaacaaaaagtctTCCCATCAGATAAACGTGTCATGAAATATTGCCATGAGAAAGCTTCCCATTAAAATGAGAGGCGCGACAACACACTGAAAACAAAGGGATGCATTTCCACAGGCTGCATGAACTCTTTGAATCACATTCACACAGATCTGTGAATGTCAACTACACTACAGTAAATGCAAGCTATTAATGCTAGGGGAAGTAACAGATTTCAAGTGCCTGAGGTGTGCTGGAAAATCCTGCTAAATACATTTGGAAAGGATATTTAAGATGAAAGTTACCTCATAGAGGGTCCCCACTTCTTGGTCTGGAGATGGAGCAAAAGACTGGTTAACATATATGAACTGCAAGAAAATGAGAGAGGAGATGGAGATCTCACATCAATCTCACTGGGAACACAGAAGAAACATTCTGCAGTCAAAAGCTCTGTTATAATCTTTAAGCACATAACAGAATACAACCAGTTACTACCTCCACTTTAGCATAGAGGGGCAACATGACCATGAGGAGTCACCTGTCACTCTGTCTGGCCAGCCAGACCAAACCAAAGTAAGCGTGCCGACTTCCTTTTCCTGCAAGCTGACCCATTATTCTCCCAtacagcagcacaaagtgaACTCACTGGTTTAGCTCTTGCTCTTATTTCACCCTAACCACTCACACTATTCCAGATTTGCTCAATTATGGCCATCACAGAAATTAGAAACACCTCCTTCTATTTTGAAGTCATCCTTCTCACTTCTTGCTCCAAAAAATACAATTACACATATAAGATCTAATCCACAAGGACAAAGAGGTCCTTGGGATCTGCCATGTAAGGCAGCAGTGGGTACTGAGGTACCACATGCTATTGCCAAATAAAAGATATAAAATTCCTATGTCTTTGTTCTTGAAGTATAACCTTAGGCTTCAGCCACACTGGAAGGCTACGtgctcccattttttttttgtccgGAGATAATCATATGATAGTCACTAAATCAAACTGTTGAGAATGTCCTTAGTTAATATCAGACTTACCAATCTTCTTTAAGATATTAAACCACGGAAAAGCAGACCCTTCATGATTTCCAGGTAAATGAGAAGGCCAGTGCATTTATGCCTATATACTTAAATAAGATCCTCCAAACCAAGAACAGAATGGATTCAGCTACAGTTTAGTTGACTAATGAGTATTGCTTTAACTGTGTatcttaaataaaaattttggagtGTAGGGATGTTGAGAGTTCACTGCAGAGCAATAAAATCAGTGCAATTGTATTTCAAGCTCTTCCAGTGTTATCACAAGGCCACTTTGGCTAGTCACTTCCACAGGAAGGAACACATAAATAACACCAGCAATCTGCTCCCCAAGGGCAAACACTTCCCAACTacccattttaaaaataaaatcagtccTATGAGAGcaactaatttattttagatGTGAGCTCTAAAGGAAACAGACACTCAGATTCAGAAAGCTGATCCCAAAAATTCTGGTCTGTTTTTCAAACACTAGGGCTCCATACCCAGTTCCTCCAGGTACAGAGTGGCTAGGAATGTTTCCTTTTGGCTGCCCAGGGTGCCCACAGCTCTGCCTagcagagaaatacagaaagaaatacaGACACTGCAAAAATTCCGAAGATCAGAGCCGAGCACACTGCTCTGCTACAGCTCGCTCAATATTAGATCCTGAGGTCTATTTGGAATAGTTCTCTCCAAGTTTCATACAGGCAGCTGTAGCTTTGCAGGGTTGACAGCGTGGACCCGGCGCGCAGCCTCCCGCCCGGTGCCCGCCCGTACCAGCTGTTCAGAGGCCATCAACTTGAGGAACTTCTTGATGAAGTCCACGAGGCCCTGGATGGTCCGGGTCCGCTCCACCGCCCATTTCTTGGTCCTCATGATGGGGGTGTCGCCCACAGCCTTCAGCAGCACATCAACTGCGGGAAATATTGCGTTACAGAGGGCCCGCCCCCCACCGCTCATTGGCCCACACCGCTCGTCCCCGCCGCCCATTGGCCCCCTCGCCTGCCCGTCACCACGGCCACGGCGCAGGCCTCTCGTCccattacttttctttttcgCGTCGCCCGCGGGCTCCTCGGTGCCTGGCGACCCGGCCGGGGGCGGGCCTGGTTCGGGGGGGCCCGTCGCGACGCCGCCCTCCGAGGTCTCCTCTCCGCCGTCGCTCCGGCCGGTGCTCTGTGCCGCGGCGGTCGGCGGCTGCTCCTCGAGCTCCGCCATAATGCCGGTGCTGCGCGGGCAGCGGGAAGTGACGCCACGCGACGGGCGGCCTCCCCTCCGCGAAGCGTTTTGTCCCTCGTGGGACACCACCTTCCCGTCACGTGACGCGCCAGGAGCGTCACGTGCGGCACGAGCCGTCCCGCCGGTCACGTGGTGCGCGCGCCCGGCCGCCACCGGCCCGAGAGCGGGACGGGggtgggcagagggagggagggggagaggaagaggaaggaaagagaagaggaaaaggaagaggacGGGGACACTGCTCGTCCCACAGCTGCCGCTGCCAGTCCCCGCCGCAGCCCCACCATGATCAAAGCCATCCTTATCTTCAACAATCACGGCAAGCCTCGGCTCTCCAAGTTCTACCAGCGCTATGTACGGACGGGCCGGGGCTcggcggggcgggcggaggCCGTGCGATGGCCGGGCGGCGGGGTTGTACGCGAggccccccggcccggccctgccggCTGAGCCGGGGCCAGGGCAGCGCCGTGGGGAAAGGGACGGTGGTGAGACCGTGTACGTGGGGCTTCGAAGAAAGCAGATGTTGTTTTCATTGGGATTTGCTTTTTAGGAGCTCCGAAGgtgaaggaaggagggagggagactTGTCCAGCGGCAGGCTTGGCTCTCTCGAGTTGTGTGGACGGGCTGCTCTAAGCTCCGCTGTCCGGCGCGGTGCTGCGTGTCTGTGCTACGGCAAGGCTGGCAGAGTGGGCCAGATGGGTTCTTAAGCAGAAccttttattttggaaagtCTCAGTATGCTATAAAATTGCAGTTGACATGAAAACGTAGCGAAGTAGAAAAGAGCATTCTTTTACATGGTTGGAGGCAAGCAGCAAAGCCGCTCTGAGAATGCAGCGGAAGCGTTCAATCTGAATGGAAAGTGCAGTGGAAACTCGTGATTTAGTTCAAGGATAAGAGATTTTAAGATAATGTTTTGAGCGTAGTCTATTTCATAGCAGATATGCTGGGATCTGCTTGGGCATTAAAATACGAGGAAACGATTGGTATTTCTTAAAGTTATTTAAGCTAATAACTTTTTCTAGCCAGTTATTTGGATTTGTGTCCCGTTTCTTGCAGTTCTGGCTATTACAGGACTCAGAATTCATTGGAAGGGATGTATCTTACTTGCACACCTCAGAGCAGAAATGATGACTCTGACACTTTAGTTTGCACGGTCGGGTTTTGAATTAGACGAGTGTAAGTGATACAGCTCCTTCTTAGGTGTGACTGAAGtagaaggggaaggagaggagcaAATGTCCAAAGGATACCAGATTTTTCTTGCAAAATCATTCTGATGTACTAGTTTCATAACAGGACTTAAAACAAATTCTCAATGCTTAATGTAGGGTAACATGTTTACATAAGCAGAATGCTTTGAACTTTTGAAAATGTGAATATCAAATTAAACTAAGAAACCTTGAGCTGCACATAAACAGGTGCATTTGTATAGACTGTATTTTTATGTATGATTTCAATATAACACCAATTTGTTTGTAGACCTTTTGAAGCTTATGCATTCTTTGCTGTCAATTGAACTGGTACTGGAGGCAAATCTCTCAGCTTTTTTCTACAAGGGGATGCGTGTCCTGTTTTCTAGAGAGATTAATTTGGTCAGATCTGTGAAAGaggtatttatttctttcataatACCAATGCTTATAAAATGGGTCTGACTTTTAGCTGATATATATGAGAATGGAAACTGCATAAAATGAAGTTAATAATATTTTGCAGTTA from Poecile atricapillus isolate bPoeAtr1 chromosome Z, bPoeAtr1.hap1, whole genome shotgun sequence encodes:
- the ATG12 gene encoding ubiquitin-like protein ATG12 encodes the protein MAELEEQPPTAAAQSTGRSDGGEETSEGGVATGPPEPGPPPAGSPGTEEPAGDAKKKIDVLLKAVGDTPIMRTKKWAVERTRTIQGLVDFIKKFLKLMASEQLFIYVNQSFAPSPDQEVGTLYECFGSDGKLVLHYCKTQAWG